The Pseudonocardia sp. HH130630-07 DNA window CGGACGGCCCGGCGTGGACGTTCCCGCGGTGGGCGTCGCCGTGGCACAGGGTGCGGGGCAGCGCGCGCAGCGCGGTGCCGATCCGCTCGTCGGACGCCCAGGCCCGCACCACGGCCGGCCGGCCGGCACCGGGCGGGAACACTGCCGCCGCCCGCTCGCAGAGCCCGGCCCACCAGGCCTGGTCGACGACCGGCACCCCGCGCGGCCGGTTGCGCCGCCAGTGCGCGTGCACCAGGGCCAGGGTGCGCCAGACCCCGTCCGGAACCGGGTCGCCCGGAGCGAGCGGGGCGCCCGGCTCTAAGTCGGTCAGCACCCAGCCGGTTCCGGAGGCGAGCATCCGGGGCAGCCGGACCGGGCCGTCGACCACCGCGACCGCCCGCAGCGCCGCCGCGTCGACCGGCCCGCACCGCTTCAGGACGACCCGGGTGCCGTCGTCCAGGTCGATCCGCTCGGCACCGCCGGAGGCGTGGCCACCGGTGAGCGGCGCCCGGCCCGTCACCCGGACCGGGCGCCGCCGCCGCCGCGCGAGCGGTCGCAGCCAGACCTCGTCGGGGAGGTCCTCGGTCACCGGCGCAGGACGAACAGGACCAGCAGCGCGACCCCCGCCGCGACGACCAGGCAGAGCACCGACCAGGGCAGTGGACGGCGCTGGTAGGTCCGCCCGGCGTCCAGCGCGATCCGGCCGGCCCCGGCGAACAGCAGGGCCGCGGCCCCGGCCCCGAGCAGCAGGTCGGGCTCGATCGCGTCCGGCCCGTCGGAGGTGAACAGCGGGACGCTCTGCACCGGCAGCAACGCCACGGCGATCGCGACGGCCTTCGTCGCCAGCAGACCGGCGGCGGCGAACGGCGTGAGCAGCCCGACGACGAGCAGCACACCGAGCACGAGCTGCCCGACGCCGAGCACCCAGGCCAGCGGCCCGGCGAACGCGGCGAAGCCCTGCTCGGACAGCGCCGCGGCGGTGCCGTCCATGCCGATCCCGCCGAACACCCCGAACACCTTCCGGGCACCGGCCGCGGCGAACGACGCGCCCACCACCACCCGCAGCACGAGCAGGCCGATGTCCGACGAGATGTGCGCCGGGACCGGGAGCCGTTCCGGGCGGGTCCGCTCGGTGGGCTCGTTCCCGGAGGAACCGCCCCAGTCGTACTGCTGTGTGGGCCCGCTCATGGGGCCGGACCCTACCGGGACACCGGCCCCGCGCTCCCGACCTCGCGCGCGGCGCGCGGGTCGTTCACCGGACGGACCGCACGAACACCACGGTGACCGCGGCCGCCGCCACCAGGCCGGCCGCGACGGTGTACATCAGCGGGTAGCTGTTGCCCGAGACGGCCAGCACCGACGCCGCGACGACCGGCGCGAGCGACTGCGAGACCGTTCCGGCGACGTTGTAGAGCCCCAGCCCGAAGCCGCCGTTGGCGTCGCCCTCCGGCAGCACCTCGGTGGCCAGCGCCAGGTCCACGGCCAGGAAGACGCCGTAGGCGACGAACCCGACCGAGGCGCCCAGCACGAACGTCGTGACGTCGTCGGCCAGTGCGATCAGCACCATCGACACCGCGAACAGCACCGCCGAGCAGCCCACCAGTACCCGGCGCCTGCCGAGCCGGTCGGACAGCCAGCCGGCCAGCGGGGACACCACGAGCTTCAGCACCGCGCTGAGCGTGCTGTTCAGCGCCACCACCGAGGTCGCGACCGCGACGGTCACGCCCAGGTGGTCGGTCAGCGTGTAGAGCTGGAAGTTGAAGAAGATGTAGTAGCCGGTGAGCAGCAGGAACCGGCCGGCCCACACGAACCCGAAGTCGCGGTAGCGGGCCAGCAGGGTGAGCCGCTCCCGCCACGGGACGCGCCCGGCCGCACCGCGGGCCCCGGGGTCGGCCGACCGGTCCGGCAGGACGACGAGCAGCGCCGCGGTCGTCAGCACCGCGAACGCCGCCGGGCCGAGGAACAGCGCGACCGGCTGGTCGCCCAGCCAGACCGCGCCCCACGTCCCGGCGCTCAGCCCGGCCTGCAGGGCGACGCCGATCCAGCCGGAGACCCGGCCGCGCCGCGCCGCCGGGACCTGGTCGGCGAGCACCGCGAACAACGCCGAGAACGCCAGGTTGAGGAACAGCGACGCGATCGACCAGCCGAGCACCATCGCCCAGCGCTCCGGCACCAGCGCGATCACCAGCAGGCCCGCGACCCCGCCGAGCAGGCCCAGCACCAGCCACGGCCGGCGACGGCCCCAGCGGGACACGGTGCGGTCGCTGAGCCAGCCGCCCAGCGGCTGGGCGATCGAGGCGAAGACCGTGCCGATGGCCAGGGTGGTGGCCAGGACGGCGGTCTTCTCCTCGCCGTAGAGCTGCTGGGCGCGCAGGGCGAGCGTCACCGCCACCGGGGTGGCCGTCGTCGCCATCAGGCCGGCGAACGCGAGCAGGTAGAACGGCATGAACAGCCGCGACGTCCACGGCGCGGGCGCGGAGGTCTCCTCCCGGGTGTCCGGGCTGCTGGTCACGGGGCCGCTCCGCCCGGGGCGGGGTCGAAGCCGGCCGCGGCGGCGAGGACGGCGTCGTTCGCCGGCGGGCGGCCGGTGCTGACCCGCACCCCGATCCCGTCCTGGTCGCGCACCGCGATCCCGGCGGCGGCGAGGTGCTCGACGAACGCCCGGCTGCGCCCGCCGAGGCGGACCCACACGAAGTTGCCGCCGCTGGGCGGCACGTCGAAGCCGAGTGCCAGCAGGCCGTCACGGACGCGGTCGCGCTCGGCGGCCACCTCGCGGCACTGCTCGCGCATCCGGTCCTCGGCGTCCATGGCCGCCAGCGCGGCGGCCTGGGCGGGCGTCGGCACCCGGTAGAACACCGTGCTCGGCCGGATCGGCGCCGTGACCCGGTCCGCGGCGACGAGGTAGCCCACCCGCAGGCCCAGCAGGCCGTGCGACTTGGAGAAGGTGCGGACCACCGCGACCCGGTCGTCGCGGGCGGCCAGGCCCAGCACGTCGGCGACCGCGTCCGGGTCGGCGAACTCGCGGTAGGCCTCGTCGACGAGCAGCAGCACGTGCGGCGGCAGGTCGTCGAGCAGCTGCTGCACCTCCGCGGTGCCCAGCACCTCGCCGGTGGGGTTGTCCGGGTTGCAGAGCACCACGACCCGGGTGTCCTCGGTGACCGCCTTCGCCACCGCGGCGAGGTCGCTGCCCCGGGGGCCGTCGGGCACCGCGACCGCCTCCGCGCCGGTGTTGCGGATCAGCAGCGGGTACATCGCGAACGACGGCGAGGTGTGCACGACGGTGGTCCCCGCGCTGCAGTGCGCCGCGAGGAACTGCTGCAGCAGCGCCCCCGAGCCCGCGCCCGCGACGACCCGGGTCGCCGGCACGCCGAGCCGCCGGGCGATCTCGGCGGTCAGGTTCTCCGACAGGGCGTCGAGGGTGTGGCCGATCGTGTCCAGCGACGCCGTGAGTGCCTCGCGCACCCCGGGCAGGACGGGCCAGTGGTTCTCGTTGAACGACAGCTGGTGCACGACGGGGGTCGCGGCGGGGGTCACGGTCGCTCCTGATCGTGGTCGGTGGTGGGGTCGAGCAGCACCGGGAACGTCCGCGGGGCGTGCACGTGCACGCTGCGCCGGAAGGTCAGCTCGTCCTCCGGTGCGGTGGCCCGCAGGTGCGGGAACCGGCCGAACAGGGCGGTGAGCGCCACGTCGGCCTCCAGCCGGACCAGCGCCGCGCCGAGGCAGCGGTGGATGCCGTGGCCGAACGCGACGTGCCCGCCGGTGTCCCGGTCGGGATCCAGCCGGGCCGGGTCGTCGAACCGGTCCGGGTCCCGGTTGGCGGCCCCGGTGGACAGGGTCACCGAGGCGCCGCGCGGGATCGCCGTCCCGCCGATCTCCATGTCCTCGGTGGCGAAGCGCAGCGACGCGTTCAACGCCGGCGACGCCCACCGCAGCAGCTCCTCGACCAGTGCGGGCGCGGTCTCCGGCGAGGCCAGCCTGCCCAGCGCGTCCGGCTCCTTCAGCAGCACCCGGACGCTGTTCGTGACGAACACCGCCGTCGTCTCGTGCCCGGCCATCAGCAGCAGCATCGCCATCGCGACGATCTCGATGTCGGAGAGCTGCTCGCCGTCCTCCGACGCGGCGATCAGGCCGGAGAGCAACGCGTCGTCGGGGTCGCGGCGGCGGGCCGCGACCAGGCCGCCGAGGTAGTCGGCCATCTGGTTCGACGCCCGGATCAGCTCCGGCTCGGGGCACTCGTCGATGAGCACCGTCGACCAGTGCGCGAAGTCCTCGCGGTCCAGGTCCGGCACCCCGATGAGCTCGCAGATGACCTCCATCGGCAACGGGATCGCGTACCGGGCGACGAGGTCGACCGGCTCGTCGACCGGCAGCGCGTCGAGCAGGTCGTGGGCCAGCTTCTCGACCCGCGGCCGCAGCGCCGCGATCCGCCGCGCGGTGAACGCCTGGGTGACCAGCCGGCGCAGCCGGGTGTGCTCCGGCGGGTCGAGCGAGGTCAGCATGTGCGACATCGGGGCGGGCAGCCCGGGCGGCGCCGCGGCCCGCTCGGCCGGCGGCAGCGAGGCCCGCCAGTCCTTGGCGAGCCGGTCGTCGACCAGCCCGGCCCGGACGTCGGCGTAGCGGGTGACCAGCCAGGTCGGGCCGGTCTCGAAGGTGACCTCGCGGACCGGGTGGTCCCGGCGGGCCCCGGCCAGTGCGGTGTGCGGATCGCGCCAGTAGGTCTCGAGGAACTCCTCGGACCCGGCGGTGGTGGTCGTCTCGCTCATGTCGGTCTCCCGTCCGGTGCCGGTCAGTCCTTGACCGCGGTCGCGCTCATCCCGGCCGCCTGGTGGTGCGGCCAGCGCGCGGGTTCGCCCTCCGGGTGGTCCCCGAGCACGGTGACCCGGCGGCCGACCCGGCGGCCGGTGTAGTCGTTGACGGCGTAGTGCTGGGTCGCCCGGTTGTCCCAGATCGCGACCCCGCCCTCGGTCCAGCGGTAGCGGCAGACCCGCTGCGGGCCCTCCCCGACGTCGAACAGGTGGGCCAGCAGCGCGGTGCTCTCACCCGGGGTCAGCTGCGGGATGCGCCGGGTGAACATCCGGTTCACGTACAGCGAGCGCCGGCCCGTCTCCGGGTGCACCCGGACGACGGGGTGCTCGGCCTCGCTGCGGTAGGAGCCGTTCGGGTGCTCGAACACGTGCAGGGCGGTGAGGCCCTCGAGCAGCTCCCGCAGCGGGGCGGACAGCGCCTCGTAGGCCAGGTACTGGTTGCTCCACATGGTGTCGCCGCCGACCTCGGGGCCCTGCACGATCTGCAGCACCGAGGCGATCGGCGGGGCCGGGGAGAACGTGACGTCGGTGTGCCAGACGTCGGCCTTCGCCCCCTGGTCGGAGTCGAGGACGACGATCTCGTCGTGCCCGTCCAGCTTCGGCAGGAACGGGTGGACCTCCAGCGGCCCCAGCCGCCGTCCGAACGCCTCGTGGTCGGCCGCGGCGAGGCCGGCGTTGTCGGGGAGGAACAGCACGAGGTGCTCGAGCAGCAGCTCGTGCAGCCGGGCGAACACGTCGTCGTCCACGTCGGCGAGCGCGAGCCCGCGCACCTCGGCCCCGAGTGCTCCGGACACGGGGCGGACATCGAGCGAAACCATCTGACAAACCTTTCCGTACACATTCTTCGGTAGCCGTCCCACATCCGCGGAATCGACTAGGGCGCAGCAGTATCGAATTGTCGCGAGCCCTTGTCGGGTCCGGCCCGCGGTGCCATCGTCAGCAGGGATCCGACTTCGTCTCCCGTTCGTCGAAAGGAACACCGTGAATCGTGAGACCGCCGAGGCCGCCGCCGACCACACGGCGGGCACCACCGCGCTCGCCGCGCTCGTCGATCTCGCGACGCCGTTCGCGGTACGCACCGCGGTCGCGCTGCGGCTGCCCGAGCTGGTCCGCGACGGCCACACCGCCGCCGGCGAGCTGGCCACGGCCAGCGGGGCCGACCCGGACGCGCTCGCCCGGCTGCTGCGCCACCTCGTCACGGCCGGGCTGTTCGCCGAGCCCGTGCCGGGCCGGTACGCGCTGACCGGGATCTCCGAGGCGCTGCTGGACGACCGCAACGCGCTGCTGCGGGCCTGGCTCGACGCCGACGGGCCGGGCCAGCGGATGGACCTCGCCTACGGCGGGATGCTGCACGCCGTCCGGACCGGCCGGTCGGCCTACCCCGCGGTGCACGGCAGCGACTTCTGGTCGGACTACCGCGCCGACGAGCGGCTGCGGCTGTTCTTCGGCGCCACGATGGCCGGCTTCGCCTGGCAGACCGGCCCCGAGGTGGCCGCCGGGTACGACTGGGCCCCGGTCGGCCGGGTGCTCGACGTCGGCGGCGGCACCGGGGCGCTGCTCGAGGCCGTCCTGTCCGCGCATCCGCACCTGCACGGCGCCGTGCTCGACCTGCCCGAGGTCGCCCCGGAGGCCGAGGAGTTCCTCGCCGGGGCCGGGCTGGGCGAACGGGCCCGGTTCGTCGGCGGCAGCTTCCTGGACCCGCTGCCCACCGGCTACGACGTCCTGATGGTGTCCCGGGTGCTCACCGACTGGCCGGACGACGACGCCACCCGGATCCTGGGCCGCTGCGCCGAGGCCGTCGCACCCGGCGGCCGGGTGCTGGTGGTCGAGGTGCTGGCCGGGGAGGAGCACGCGAAGAACAACGCGTCGTTCGACCTGCAGTCGCTGACCCTGCTGGGCGGCCGGGAACGCGCACCCGAGGCCTTCGACGTCCTCGCCGCCGACGCGGGCCTGGTCCCCCGTGGCCGCCACGACGGGGCGAACGGGCTGGTCGTGCTGGAGTACGCCAGGGCGTGAGGTCATCGGGCCGCCGCGCCCGATCCGCTCGCGGCCCGGGCCCAGCCGGGGAGCCGGGCCGCCCGCGGATCGGGCAGCACCCCGATCTGGTGCAGCCGGTCCACCGGGGTCAGGCGGCGGATCCCGAGCCCGGACATGGTGTGCATGACCTCGTGCCGGATGCGGGCGTTGCCACCGGTCCCGGTCAGCGCCCGGTCCCCGATCCAGGACCGGTCGGTGATCATCCGGGCGGCGTTGTGGCTGGTCCGGCCGATGTGGTGCAGGTCGTGGCGGCGGGCGGTGTCGTAGCGGCGCAGCGCGTGGTCGAGCACGCCGGGGCGTAGCGATCCGCCCTGGCGGAGCACCGTGGCCAGGGTGTGGGCGTCGGCGATCGAGCTGTTCATGCCCTGTGCCGCCATCGGGTGCACCAGGTGCCCGCTCTCCCCGACCAGCGCCAGCCCCGGCACCGCCAGCGCCGGCGCCAGCGCGCGGGACACCGGCAGCACCTGGCGCCGGTCGACGCCGGCCCGGAACGCCCCGGCCAGCGGGGCGAGCCCGGGGCAGCCGTCGAGCACCCGGTCCGCCCAGGCCCGCAGCCCGTCCGGCCCGAGCCCGCGCAGCTCGTCCGGGGCGACCTGCACGTAGAGCCGGATCCGGCCGCCGGGCAGCGGGTAGCGCAGCCGCAGCCCGCCGTCGGTCACGTACGCCGAGAAGTCCGCCGGCACGGTGCCGTCCGGCCCGTCCAGCTCGAACGCGGCCAGCCGGTGCGGGTAGTCCCGCCGCGGCGCGGTCAGACCGGCCGCCCGCCGCAGCCGTGACGACGTCCCGTCGGCCGCCACGACCAGCGGCACCCGGAGCTCGGCGCCGTCGACGCGCACCCCGGTCACCCGGTCCCCGGTCCGGAGCAGGTCCTCGACCAGCGCGCCGCGCCGCACCTCGACCGAGGGCGGCAGGGTCTCCGCCAGCGTCGCCAGGATCGTCGGGTAGTCGTGGGCCAGCAGCCAGGGCTGCGGCGTGGGCAACCGCCCGTAGTCCAGCAGCATCCGCGGGGTGCCGTCGGCGGCGCGGGCGACCAGGTGCTCCAGCCGTAGCGCTCCGGCCGCCTCCAGCCGGTCCGCCACGCCCCACTCCCGGAGCACGGCGAGCGATCCCGGCTGCAGCACCTCGCCCTTGGCGACCGGCTGCGGTACCGGGCGCTTCTCCAGCACCAGCACCCGGTGCCCGAGGCGGCCCAGCGCGCAGGCCGCCGACAGCCCGGCCACCCCCGCCCCGCACACCACGACGTCGTGGTCGGTCCCGCCGGTCATCGCAGCGCCTCCCGGTAGCGGCCGAGCGCGCGCAGGGCCATGCCGTGGGTGAACCCCGGGTTGGCGTAGCGGCTCACCCGGCGGACGTACTCGTGCACCGGCTCGGCGGCCCAGCCGCCGTCCGGCAGGCGCGCGTCCAGCAACCACCGCACGCCCTGCTCCACCGCCGACGCCGGTGCCCCGGCCGCGAGCAGCGCCGACACCGCCCAGCCGGTCTCCTCCACGGTGCCGGCGGTGCCGTGGCCGTCGCCCCAGGACCCGTCGGCGTTGCGGGCACGGACCAGCCAGCTCCGGGCCCGGACCGCCGGTTCGTCACCGGCCCGGCCGCACCGGGCGAACGTCTCCAGCACCGCGGCGGTGCCCATCGTGTGCTCGCGGTACCAGACCGACTCGAACCCGCCGCCGGGCAGCTGCGCGTGCCCGAGCCAGCGCAGCGCGCGGCGCACCCGCCGGTCGTCGGCCGGTACCCCGGCGTCGAGCAGGGCGTCGACGGCCTGCGCGGTCGTCATCGGGCAGGGGCCGCTGTTCGCGACCCGGGTGTTGCGCACGCACAGGCCCCAGGAGCCGCGGGAGTCCTGCCGGTCGGTGAGCCAGGCGACCCCGGCCGCGACGGCTCCGGCCTGTGCCGTGCCGGGCAGCCGGCTGAGCACGGACACGATCTCGCCCGTCTCGAGCACCGCGGGCCAGCCGCGACCGCCGGTCCAGCCCCAGAACCCGGCCGGGCACCCGAAGGCCAGGAACGGCCGGTGCTGCTGCAGGCCCAGCAGGGCGTCCCGGGAGGCGACCAGGCGCTCGTCGGCGCCGTAGCCCGCCTCGACCAGCCCGCGCACCGCGTACATCGTCCAGGCCGCGTCCAGCGGGGTCGTGGCCCACGAGCCGTCGGGGTGCATCGACCGGCGCAGCCAGCCCACGGCCGCGTCGACCATGTCCCGGCCGAGCCCGGCCCTGGCCAGCCCGGTGCAGACCAGACCGGTCACCCAGGCGTCCTCCGACCAGGACCCGGCCGAGCCCTCGTGCTCGTAGGCCTGCCGGATCACGCGCAGCGCGTTCGGCTCGGCCAGCCGGGCCAGCGTGCGCTGCACCCGGGTCAGCGGCCGGTGCCGGGTCTGGGCCAGCCCCAGCGCGGAGGCCATCGGCAGGCGCAGGTCGAACAGCCGCCGGTAGAGCCCGGGCAGCAACGCGAGCTCCAGCGGGAAGCGGCGCATGTCGGCCGGGGCGATCCAGCCGACGAACCCGTAGAACTGCCGGCACCAGAGCACGACCTCCGGGTGCGGGATCGCCGCGAGCCCGCCGTAGCCCTCCATCCAGCGCCGCCCGGCCGCGACCTGCTCGGCGCTGCCGCGGGGGTCGACGAGGTGCAGCGCGGCGGCCGAGACCGCGGTCGGGCCCGGCTCGGCGGGCAGGCCCGGCACCATCGCCCACCCGCCGTCGGCGGTCTGGGTCCGGCGCAGGCGCGCCGCCCCGGCAGCGATCAGGTCGGCGGCGCCGCCGGGATCGGCGAAGTGCAGCGCGGTGATCGCACCCGCCGTCGCCAGGGTGGACCGCAGGCCCTCGGCGCCGTAGTCGACGACACCGTCGTCGCGCCGGGCGCGCAGCAACGCCTCGGCCCCGCCGGAGATCGCGCCGGCCACCTCCTCGGCGATCCGGCCGGTTCCGGTGTGGGCCGGCGTCATGGGGTGTCCTCTCCGTCCCCGGCGCCCGCCGGGAACTCGTGCCGGGCCCGCATCCGGGCCTGCATGAACAGGGATACGACGAGGGCGGGCAGCACGACCGCGACCGCGAGGGCGGGACCCGCGGCGCCCGCGACGACCGCGCCCGCGAGGACCATCCGTTCGGCGACCAGCACCTCGTGCGAGCGCAGCGCCCGGCGCCGGGTCACCGAGCCGGGCCGCACGACGGCGAAGGCGTACCCGCCGGCCAGCACCGCCACCGCGAGCCCGGCCAGCTGGGGCACCGGCCGCTCGGCGGCGAGCGCACCGGCGCCGATCGCGACCACCGCCGCCGCCCACAGCACGGCCGCCAGCCGGACCGCGGTCGTCGTGCCGTGCCGGACCGGGACCGACCGGTAGCCGCCGGCCCGGTCGCCGTCGACGTCGCGGACCGTCCCGATCAGGTTCGACGCGGTGTCGTGCAGCCCGAACCCGAGCGCCACCGGCAGCAGCGCCCACGACGGCCACGGCGCGACGGCCATCGCCCCGACGACCGTCGCGAGCGCCGAGAGCGCGCCGCGGTTGACGTTGCCGGCCAGTCCCCGCTGCTTGAACACCAGGCTGTAGGTGACGATCCCGGCGAACGCGCAGGCGAACACCGGCAGGATCCGCCAGTTCACCAGGGTCGTCGCCAGCAGCGACGCCGCGGCGCAGGCGATCCCGCACACGAGCGCGGTGCGGGCGCCGAGGCGCCCGGACGGGATCGGGCGGTGCGGCTTGGCGATCGCGTCGAGGTCCCGGTCGAAGTAGTCGCCGAGATAGTGCCCGGCCAGCCAGCCGAGCACCGGTGCCAGCACCGCGACCGCGATCCCGGCCGCGGAGCCGCCACCGGCCACCATCGCCCCGGCCAGCCCGAGCAGCGCCGGGTGGCAGGTGGTGTACGGCCGCCAGGTCTGCCAGTGCGCCG harbors:
- a CDS encoding pyridoxal phosphate-dependent aminotransferase, producing MTPAATPVVHQLSFNENHWPVLPGVREALTASLDTIGHTLDALSENLTAEIARRLGVPATRVVAGAGSGALLQQFLAAHCSAGTTVVHTSPSFAMYPLLIRNTGAEAVAVPDGPRGSDLAAVAKAVTEDTRVVVLCNPDNPTGEVLGTAEVQQLLDDLPPHVLLLVDEAYREFADPDAVADVLGLAARDDRVAVVRTFSKSHGLLGLRVGYLVAADRVTAPIRPSTVFYRVPTPAQAAALAAMDAEDRMREQCREVAAERDRVRDGLLALGFDVPPSGGNFVWVRLGGRSRAFVEHLAAAGIAVRDQDGIGVRVSTGRPPANDAVLAAAAGFDPAPGGAAP
- a CDS encoding prenyltransferase/squalene oxidase repeat-containing protein — translated: MTPAHTGTGRIAEEVAGAISGGAEALLRARRDDGVVDYGAEGLRSTLATAGAITALHFADPGGAADLIAAGAARLRRTQTADGGWAMVPGLPAEPGPTAVSAAALHLVDPRGSAEQVAAGRRWMEGYGGLAAIPHPEVVLWCRQFYGFVGWIAPADMRRFPLELALLPGLYRRLFDLRLPMASALGLAQTRHRPLTRVQRTLARLAEPNALRVIRQAYEHEGSAGSWSEDAWVTGLVCTGLARAGLGRDMVDAAVGWLRRSMHPDGSWATTPLDAAWTMYAVRGLVEAGYGADERLVASRDALLGLQQHRPFLAFGCPAGFWGWTGGRGWPAVLETGEIVSVLSRLPGTAQAGAVAAGVAWLTDRQDSRGSWGLCVRNTRVANSGPCPMTTAQAVDALLDAGVPADDRRVRRALRWLGHAQLPGGGFESVWYREHTMGTAAVLETFARCGRAGDEPAVRARSWLVRARNADGSWGDGHGTAGTVEETGWAVSALLAAGAPASAVEQGVRWLLDARLPDGGWAAEPVHEYVRRVSRYANPGFTHGMALRALGRYREALR
- a CDS encoding phosphotransferase; translation: MTEDLPDEVWLRPLARRRRRPVRVTGRAPLTGGHASGGAERIDLDDGTRVVLKRCGPVDAAALRAVAVVDGPVRLPRMLASGTGWVLTDLEPGAPLAPGDPVPDGVWRTLALVHAHWRRNRPRGVPVVDQAWWAGLCERAAAVFPPGAGRPAVVRAWASDERIGTALRALPRTLCHGDAHRGNVHAGPSGAVLLDWGNARVAVGSLDAVVLTAPPADGPADAPAAPEPPIYRETLHAALGAPDPPAMIAVERAWARVQAHVQYLPFAAGHQGDERVASMVRVVQEALAELGDALDRARAPGAAG
- a CDS encoding DoxX family membrane protein; protein product: MSGPTQQYDWGGSSGNEPTERTRPERLPVPAHISSDIGLLVLRVVVGASFAAAGARKVFGVFGGIGMDGTAAALSEQGFAAFAGPLAWVLGVGQLVLGVLLVVGLLTPFAAAGLLATKAVAIAVALLPVQSVPLFTSDGPDAIEPDLLLGAGAAALLFAGAGRIALDAGRTYQRRPLPWSVLCLVVAAGVALLVLFVLRR
- a CDS encoding methyltransferase; translated protein: MNRETAEAAADHTAGTTALAALVDLATPFAVRTAVALRLPELVRDGHTAAGELATASGADPDALARLLRHLVTAGLFAEPVPGRYALTGISEALLDDRNALLRAWLDADGPGQRMDLAYGGMLHAVRTGRSAYPAVHGSDFWSDYRADERLRLFFGATMAGFAWQTGPEVAAGYDWAPVGRVLDVGGGTGALLEAVLSAHPHLHGAVLDLPEVAPEAEEFLAGAGLGERARFVGGSFLDPLPTGYDVLMVSRVLTDWPDDDATRILGRCAEAVAPGGRVLVVEVLAGEEHAKNNASFDLQSLTLLGGRERAPEAFDVLAADAGLVPRGRHDGANGLVVLEYARA
- a CDS encoding UbiA family prenyltransferase encodes the protein MTADVPTLRTDPAAGTRRRGERLTAHWQTWRPYTTCHPALLGLAGAMVAGGGSAAGIAVAVLAPVLGWLAGHYLGDYFDRDLDAIAKPHRPIPSGRLGARTALVCGIACAAASLLATTLVNWRILPVFACAFAGIVTYSLVFKQRGLAGNVNRGALSALATVVGAMAVAPWPSWALLPVALGFGLHDTASNLIGTVRDVDGDRAGGYRSVPVRHGTTTAVRLAAVLWAAAVVAIGAGALAAERPVPQLAGLAVAVLAGGYAFAVVRPGSVTRRRALRSHEVLVAERMVLAGAVVAGAAGPALAVAVVLPALVVSLFMQARMRARHEFPAGAGDGEDTP
- a CDS encoding cytochrome P450 family protein codes for the protein MSETTTTAGSEEFLETYWRDPHTALAGARRDHPVREVTFETGPTWLVTRYADVRAGLVDDRLAKDWRASLPPAERAAAPPGLPAPMSHMLTSLDPPEHTRLRRLVTQAFTARRIAALRPRVEKLAHDLLDALPVDEPVDLVARYAIPLPMEVICELIGVPDLDREDFAHWSTVLIDECPEPELIRASNQMADYLGGLVAARRRDPDDALLSGLIAASEDGEQLSDIEIVAMAMLLLMAGHETTAVFVTNSVRVLLKEPDALGRLASPETAPALVEELLRWASPALNASLRFATEDMEIGGTAIPRGASVTLSTGAANRDPDRFDDPARLDPDRDTGGHVAFGHGIHRCLGAALVRLEADVALTALFGRFPHLRATAPEDELTFRRSVHVHAPRTFPVLLDPTTDHDQERP
- a CDS encoding MFS transporter, translating into MTSSPDTREETSAPAPWTSRLFMPFYLLAFAGLMATTATPVAVTLALRAQQLYGEEKTAVLATTLAIGTVFASIAQPLGGWLSDRTVSRWGRRRPWLVLGLLGGVAGLLVIALVPERWAMVLGWSIASLFLNLAFSALFAVLADQVPAARRGRVSGWIGVALQAGLSAGTWGAVWLGDQPVALFLGPAAFAVLTTAALLVVLPDRSADPGARGAAGRVPWRERLTLLARYRDFGFVWAGRFLLLTGYYIFFNFQLYTLTDHLGVTVAVATSVVALNSTLSAVLKLVVSPLAGWLSDRLGRRRVLVGCSAVLFAVSMVLIALADDVTTFVLGASVGFVAYGVFLAVDLALATEVLPEGDANGGFGLGLYNVAGTVSQSLAPVVAASVLAVSGNSYPLMYTVAAGLVAAAAVTVVFVRSVR
- a CDS encoding TauD/TfdA dioxygenase family protein, whose protein sequence is MVSLDVRPVSGALGAEVRGLALADVDDDVFARLHELLLEHLVLFLPDNAGLAAADHEAFGRRLGPLEVHPFLPKLDGHDEIVVLDSDQGAKADVWHTDVTFSPAPPIASVLQIVQGPEVGGDTMWSNQYLAYEALSAPLRELLEGLTALHVFEHPNGSYRSEAEHPVVRVHPETGRRSLYVNRMFTRRIPQLTPGESTALLAHLFDVGEGPQRVCRYRWTEGGVAIWDNRATQHYAVNDYTGRRVGRRVTVLGDHPEGEPARWPHHQAAGMSATAVKD
- a CDS encoding FAD-dependent oxidoreductase — translated: MTGGTDHDVVVCGAGVAGLSAACALGRLGHRVLVLEKRPVPQPVAKGEVLQPGSLAVLREWGVADRLEAAGALRLEHLVARAADGTPRMLLDYGRLPTPQPWLLAHDYPTILATLAETLPPSVEVRRGALVEDLLRTGDRVTGVRVDGAELRVPLVVAADGTSSRLRRAAGLTAPRRDYPHRLAAFELDGPDGTVPADFSAYVTDGGLRLRYPLPGGRIRLYVQVAPDELRGLGPDGLRAWADRVLDGCPGLAPLAGAFRAGVDRRQVLPVSRALAPALAVPGLALVGESGHLVHPMAAQGMNSSIADAHTLATVLRQGGSLRPGVLDHALRRYDTARRHDLHHIGRTSHNAARMITDRSWIGDRALTGTGGNARIRHEVMHTMSGLGIRRLTPVDRLHQIGVLPDPRAARLPGWARAASGSGAAAR